The following is a genomic window from Microvirga ossetica.
CTAACTGCAATGCGCCGCTCCAGGAAGCTGCCCTTCGTCCTGTCGATCGCCGAAACGGAGACGCTCCTGGAGACCGCCCACAGGCTTGCGGCCGATCCTTCGGTCGGCCTCTACCGGCAGGCCGGCTATGCCCGAAGGGCTGCCCTGTTCGAGACCCTCTATGCCTCAGGCATGCGCATCAGCGAAGCCCTGTCGTTGCCCTCCGATGCCGCACCCCACGGCACCCGCATGCTCTTGGTGCGGGGCAAGGGCGACAAGCAGCGGCTGGTGCCGCTGCATGAGCGAGCGATTGCCGCCCTTGCCCACTGGCAGAGACTGGCCGCCGGGTACTCCGGTGGCAAGCCGAGCCAGTGGCTGTTCCACTCGGTGCGCAACGGCACGAAGGCGCTGACGCGCCAAGCCGCCCTGCTTGAGATCAAAGAAGCTGCAGTTGCGGCGGGACTGGCGAGCCCGGAGCGGGTTTCTCCTCACGTGCTGCGCCATGCATTCGCTACCCATATGCATTCAGGGGGCACGGATCTGCGCGTACTGCAGGAGCTGCTCGGCCATGCCGGCATCGAGACCACGCAAATCTACACCCATCTCGATACGTCCCGCCTTAACCAGATGGTTCGCGACCTTCACCCGCTCAATGATGAGCACACAGTAGATGCCCAAGCCGCAGGGGCGTGACGACGGCACTTCATGTGGCAGCGACAGACTATCACACGAACGATACTGACGCTCCCGTGCATTGCGATCGTGCGGCTTCCAGACGCTTGCGATCGCGTGCGGTTCACAGGGTGTCCCCAAAGGGTCAAAGTTCGGGCCGTCTCTAATGATTGGCCTAGCACCTGGGGGCGGTCATCCTCTCGTGCGCATCCATCTCGGTCGACGGTAGATCCTTCGAGAGGCAGGAAATTTCAAACGAGCGTCGACCATGGTGAATGGTGAGATCAAAGGTCCGTATAGCCCTTTTGCCGCTGGGCTGTGGCCCGCGTCTCCAATGCCTGAGCTGCCTCGGCCTCATCGGAGAAGATCTCCACCTGCTCTCGGCCCTTGGAGCCAACAAAGCCCCAGTTGCGAACCAGCCGGATTGTGCCGAACAGGTCGCGTTCGATCATCTGGCTGAAGAAGCGCGCTCTACCCTGCTCCGGATCACGCCGGTAGAGCACCAGGTGATACCGTATGGGCGAGCGGGCGTCGGGCATCGGGCTGGCTATCCCTTACTCGGGCTTGCCCTTCTGGAGTGTCTTCTCCATCTCGCGCATCATGGCCTGCTCGATCTCATCGAGGTTGACTTTGACGGTGCCGCCGCTGGCCTGGGCCTTGGCTCGGGTCACCGGTACCTGTTTGGTCTTGGGCCGGTTGACGGCCACCTGCGCCTGAGCGGGAAAGCGGCCTTCCAGCGTATCGATCAGGCTGTTGAGCGCCTCATCGGACAGCGGGATCTCCGGAGCCTCGTCGAGGCCTCTCAGAGCGATGGCTTGGTTGGTATAGCGGGGATCCGCCGTCACCTCAGGCCCGAACCACTCCAACGGGCGAAAGCCCCTCGCCTTCCCGTCAGAGGCGAATTCAACAGTGACGAGGTGCAGGACACGGGGCCGGGTGATCTCGTCGACCAGGGCGTGACCCTCACCGATCGGCAGGGCTGTCCGGGAGTAGTCGACCTTGGCGGCGCAGACATCAAGTAGCGCGTGAGCATGGCCCAGCGGGATCTCCGCCTGATCCTCAACCTCGCCGTGAGCGCCGACCGTTTTGAGGAAC
Proteins encoded in this region:
- a CDS encoding tyrosine recombinase, which encodes MRSNQRLAELWLDALATELGASAGTIATYTDDLNCYLVWLDENSLGLDEVGLEHIRDYVAALDRRDYAGSTIARRITVARGLHKFLIAEELGSRDPTSNLTAMRRSRKLPFVLSIAETETLLETAHRLAADPSVGLYRQAGYARRAALFETLYASGMRISEALSLPSDAAPHGTRMLLVRGKGDKQRLVPLHERAIAALAHWQRLAAGYSGGKPSQWLFHSVRNGTKALTRQAALLEIKEAAVAAGLASPERVSPHVLRHAFATHMHSGGTDLRVLQELLGHAGIETTQIYTHLDTSRLNQMVRDLHPLNDEHTVDAQAAGA
- a CDS encoding WGR domain-containing protein, whose translation is MPDARSPIRYHLVLYRRDPEQGRARFFSQMIERDLFGTIRLVRNWGFVGSKGREQVEIFSDEAEAAQALETRATAQRQKGYTDL